ttggggcgggggacgtggttaagagaggaggagtatatttacagccaattcaccaacttgtgtatttcatatatatatatatatatatatatgtatatatatatgtatatatacataaacatatatatatacatatatatatatatatataatatatggctgtaaatatactcctcctctcttaaccacgcccccgccccaaccacgcctccgccccaccccatactgtatatatgtatatatatatatatatatatatatatatatatatatatatatatatatatatatatatatgaaatatttgactttcagtgaattctagctatatatatttattttattatacatataaataaaataaatagttgaatttcagacggcacctatcaaatacacagtaataaaaacaaagttgttctactaactgtactgtgcttgctggttactaaaaaaaacaactacacttacctttcactatttgagtaacctttgttctgccatttgcgtattggccaATATAAAAGCAACCCCggccataacgctatagccaacattcaccaggagatggcaacagacaacatagatcactctattgcagacggcgtcgccatggctcgttcttctgcttcgtctccttgcgtgtgcagttttttattaaaatccgtagatgttgtaacgtgattgggcaggcaagctgtttatatagtgggaaagcggacgtgaaaacaggctgtccccactcatgtccgcatggagctgggggaggcgtggcctccagctccggctgaatttcgggagattttcgggagaaaatttcttttgggaggttttcgggagaggcgctgaatttcgtgagtctcccggaaaatccgggagggttgacaagtatgattgCACCGGGggtggtccccacatctgcggtcccctccaaggtttctcattgtatcccattctTGCGCTAATGTGGGATTtcagccgaggatgtcgttgtggcttgtgcagccatttgagaaacttgtgattaagggttttataaataaacattgatcgattgatatgaacattcctccataaaatagataaacaactctgatacatttctatattttgTTTACTAAAATTCTACCAGAAAATCTAAAAAAGGCAAATACAAATAGGGCAACCATTgacttttgattattatttttttatccattaaaaatcgttacaaataaCAATTAAtccaaacaataataaaaaatgttgacaCCCCCTAATAATCAGTCCTCACATTATTTGAGGCACTTTTGCCTCCGTCCACAATAAATCCAGGCCGGCTGCACATTTGTATGCTGTAAAAGTGTCACCAGAACCCACTGGAGTGATGTGGGACGCACCATCGGGGGGGAAACCACTGCCCCTGCCCCTCATGTGTTTGATCGCAGCGGAACAAAAGCCAATCAAGCGGCCCCGCTTTGCTGATATGCAAATCCACCTCATCTGGGTATCAAAGGCTTGCCTCGCTCTGCACATTTTGTTTATCGATAAATACTTTGATGGGGGCTGCAGCTAGGACTGAGACTTGCTGGGCATCAAGATGGGGAAGGtgagatatttatatatatgtatataaatatgaattaaaaaaaatctgcattATTTAATTTCTCCTTTTTGCCGCGAAGATCACGTTCTACGAGGAGAAGAAATTCCAGGGGCGCTGCTACAACTGCAGCAGTGACTGCGCCGACCTGCACACCTACTTCACCCGCTGCAGCTCCATCCGGGTGGAGAGCGGGGTGTGGGTGCTTTACGAGAGGCCCAACTACAAGGGCTTCCAGTACATCCTCTGCCCGGGGGAGTACGCCGACAACCAGCAGTGGATGGCCTTCAGCGACAGCATCAAATCCTGCCGCGCTATCAAGAACGTAAGGAACCGTGGAGTCAAAGTACGGTAGCGTAGTAGGCCGAGGTATTCATTCAAAACCATGCAGAGGTTTTATTgagttaaagttgaagttaaaggcctactgaaattacattttcttatttaaacggggatagcaggtccattctatgtgtcatacttgatcatttcgcgatattgccatatttatgctgaaaggatttagtagagaacatccacgataaagttggcaactttcggtgctaagagaaaagccttgcctctaccggaagtcgcagacgatgacgtcacatgttgatggctcctcacgtattcacattgtttttaatgggagcctccaacaaaaacagctattcggaccgagaaaacgacaatttccccattaatttgagcgaggatgaaagattcgtggatgaggaaagttagagtgaagaacagaaaaaaaaaaaggcgacggcagtgtgagcgattcagatgttattagacacatttagtaggataattctcgaaaatcccatatctgcttattgtgttaatagtgttgtagtgagattataaagttatACCTGAAtatcggagggctgcggtgaacgccagtgtctctgagagaagccggagccaagatcacagctgactttttgacagctacaggaagtcgcataatccactcaagtctccggtaagagccaatttaatatcacaatattcccatccaaaaacttgctggttgacgtagagaaacatgttcgcttgaccgctctgtgttaaagcttcacaacaaacaaagaaacaccggctatgtatcggtgctaaagacagctttgaatggttgaccaaacataatttccaccatagtttacaatGAAATTCTTTagaaatcctacaatgtgaattccgggattttttttttttcacattctgtctctcacagttgaagtgtaccgatgatgaaaattacagacctctgtcatcattttaagtgggagaaattgcccaatcagtggctgactatttattatttttggccactgtaacattacacaacatttgaacggtaacactgtgtttgaatatttaattaagtggcGTACCTTTTGTAGAATGATCaacggcgagttcttggtttcttatgtgggtttattgtaggCGTTTTTTCTTGGCTTCCttaatgacacacaacaacagcattcACGTTTTGGTTTACCGTAAAAAAGTTCTTCGGCCGTAAAcaacaatgttgtgacactctcaaACAGGCCATCGACTGTACACGCATACCTGACACCTTCCTCATGTCGCCTTTGGCTTGCAGGTTTACGGCAGCGCCTGGAAGCTGAGGCTGTACGAGAGGTCCAACTTCGGGGGCCAGATGGTGGAGTGCGCCGACGACTGCCCCTCGCTGTACGACGCCTACAAGGTGCGCGAGGCCTACTCCTGCGTGGTAACCGACGGCGCCTGGGTGTTCTACGACCTCCCGAACTACAGGGGGCACCAGTACCTCCTGGAGCAGGGCGAGTACCGGCAGCACGCCGACTGGGGGGCCTCCTCTCCCGGCATAGGCTCCTTCCGCAGGATCACAGAGTTCTAGTTCCCGCTCTCAATGCGTCAATAAATGCATAAATAAACTCCTGCAAACTATAACTGTTTCCTCTCATTTGTCCGCGCGATACGGACGACGCACAATACAAATGACATCGATATACAGTAGGGCAattaagtatttagtcagccaccgattgtgcaagttctcccacttaaaatgatgacagaggtctgtaatttttatcataggtacacttctactgtgagagagagaatgtgaaaaaaaaatcaaggaactcacattgtaggaatttcagaccctgcggaattctacagaactcagcaagtacatttggaacctcaatgacaataatgttgaatattctataacatggcaaattcttgcatccagcacaccttacaacagtggtaataaaagatgcaacctatgcttaaaagagaaactgtttattatatagcatccagacctgtcatccctcaacaagcgcagtgaaatcatatcagcgtgccgtcacagacggaaacacctcctaggtaacacatgagccaatcaccacgcccctacgcctgcctgtacccacccactctgtgccctatatgaaccattgtatgtgaatgcttccattaaaatctcctgatgattgagggaacccctcatgaaacagttctgtagagattaagtagtcttgggatttttcccacacatacatactatatatatatatatatatatatatacatatatatatatatattatagtattTTAAGCAAAGTTTGTTATCTTATTTATCGTTCTTGTATGTTAACattatgttatgttttattttttccacatatAATGTATTGCAATACTATTTGTGGTGCTACTTGTCAATCACGCCTTTACAAAATCTTCTTAATTCAAAATTATTACTTTctcctctttttaaaaaaaaacacttttgacaATATTGATTCTAATctattgtatgtacatttgtctATAGATTTACCAAATGTTTTACATAATCTtctgaaataaataaacaattgGAATTGAAAACGATGCATttcaatcaatttttttttcatggtgATATGACTTTGAGTAAGCTGATGtttgtgtgtattgttttgttgtacGTTATGAAATAGAAATATGGCCTTAAGGAACAGCGACTATTCGTGTGAATTGGCAACATATTTTACGAATACTTATTTCTGCTCCTTTATATTTAATGTTGTATCAAATAGTTCTATTTAAATATAGAgtgaatgaaataaaaataaaacagggCTATATAAAAATACTTGCTCAACAAGACACTGTCCACAACTGCATTTTATTGTCTTGAAAAAACTATTGAAGGGCAAACTGGTATCGAATTAACTATGATAAAATAATATGTATTGG
Above is a genomic segment from Nerophis ophidion isolate RoL-2023_Sa linkage group LG27, RoL_Noph_v1.0, whole genome shotgun sequence containing:
- the LOC133544518 gene encoding gamma-crystallin M2-like, whose amino-acid sequence is MGKITFYEEKKFQGRCYNCSSDCADLHTYFTRCSSIRVESGVWVLYERPNYKGFQYILCPGEYADNQQWMAFSDSIKSCRAIKNVYGSAWKLRLYERSNFGGQMVECADDCPSLYDAYKVREAYSCVVTDGAWVFYDLPNYRGHQYLLEQGEYRQHADWGASSPGIGSFRRITEF